The following proteins are encoded in a genomic region of Bicyclus anynana chromosome 12, ilBicAnyn1.1, whole genome shotgun sequence:
- the LOC112051909 gene encoding zinc finger protein 1 isoform X3: MVARTDEMFGCYGDSYSYRLWSLANVWGACRFRPLGGAGAGAGGAESKPAEEEEEERTGSPLGPGGPHTCRHCRGTYPTREQLERHETLHAPSTQVDNVKYSCKICPKSFDNVYRLQRHMISHIDCASIRKYKCNDCEKAFKFKHHLKEHNRIHSGEKPFECANCGKKFSHSGSYSSHMTSKKCLVMNLKMGRIKPNNPALNPDRNSSRKRTHAQLNNNVPPNNSSFLLPKYNEAAAAFFATMSPQENNFHRPPVGQPGMNPFYMPPGMPLSPASGIAPYTFPASLSQLFEQLASQQYQQRKMETPSPKRVSPLGPNPEDLIEEVTEEDDKRSEGSAELVMDIEDEDNVSIKKEQDDRDSEQILRSRVYDSATANHENGIEDDQSGFNTILKSVNASVTKHFFRANMESLSPASGKVCPTVESPPAPHLTVKEEPEDPHVCLKCNLSFNDKNDLVEHEKLCGNMFRKHEGLAAQMAETVALNRLEAEMRASIQSGVSASEDEDYGKDDIEDKVSLHDSDRKIRVRTALSEEQQTVLKEHYSVNPRPNREEFKKIAQLIGLDNRVVQVWFQNNRARVRRMSQVVPMPDQPLDLSTKKSSASVTSSPAPSPPCSISVTHSDSEEAVNLSQKSSRSTTPHRSHYLNTYPHSNCSSSSFIDFRLSPSPGENMNGQKRLMSQKMAINPVMPMDKLLQYNDMTNGRSPILNMHMADNRHESSPSYDRPTWNDGLHSQNDYDDEPVLKKSKLIKSDYKEGEGQFVCDQCDKTFVKQSSLARHKYEHSGQRPYKCAECDKAFKHKHHLTEHKRLHTGEKPYQCCKCLKKFSHSGSYSQHMNHRFAICKPYRD; the protein is encoded by the exons GTCTGGGGCGCCTGCCGAT TCCGGCCgctgggcggcgcgggcgccggTGCTGGTGGTGCGGAAAGCAAACCAGccgaggaggaggaggaggagcgCACCGGCTCGCCGCTGGGCCCCGGCGGGCCCCACACGTGCAGGCACTGCCGCGGCACCTACCCCACGCGCGAGCAGCTCGAGCGCCACGAGACGCTGCACGCGCCCAGCACTCAGGTGGATAACGTCAAATAT TCTTGCAAAATATGTCCGAAGAGCTTCGACAACGTGTACCGCCTGCAGCGGCACATGATCAGCCACATCGACTGCGCATCAATACGAAAGTACAAGTGCAACGACTGTGAGAAAGCCTTCAAGTTCAAACATCACCTCAAAGAACACAATCGAATACACAGCGGCGAGAAACCGTTCGAGTGCGCCAACTGTGGAAAGAAATTTTCACATTCAGGGTCGTACTCCTCGCATATGACATCTAAGAAGTGTCTCGTTATGAACCTCAAGATGGGACGGATAAAGCCCAATAACCCCGCCTTGAATCCAGACCGAAATTCTTCACGCAAACGTACGCATGCTCAGTTGAATAACAACGTACCTCCGAACAACTCTTCGTTTTTATTACCAAAATACAATGAGGCCGCCGCTGCATTTTTTGCAACGATGTCACcgcaagaaaataattttcatcgcCCGCCCGTCGGACAGCCGGGAATGAATCCTTTCTACATGCCACCCGGCATGCCGTTGAGTCCTGCGAGCGGTATAGCTCCTTACACTTTCCCGGCTTCGTTGAGCCAACTATTCGAGCAGCTGGCCTCACAACAGTACCAACAAAGAAAAATGGAAACACCCAGTCCGAAACGAGTGAGTCCACTCGGTCCGAACCCTGAAGATTTAATAGAAGAAGTGACAGAAGAAGACGATAAAAGATCTGAAGGTAGCGCTGAATTAGTGATGGATATCGAGGACGAAGACAACGTTTCCATCAAAAAAGAGCAAGACGACCGTGACAGCGAACAAATATTACGATCTCGCGTTTACGATTCTGCAACAGCGAATCATGAAAATGGCATTGAAGATGATCAGTCAGGTTTcaacacaattttaaaatccGTAAACGCGTCGGTAACTAAACACTTTTTTAGAGCGAATATGGAAAGTCTCTCACCAGCTTCGGGTAAAGTTTGCCCTACCGTGGAATCGCCTCCTGCGCCGCATTTAACAGTAAAAGAGGAACCAGAAGATCCCCACGTTTGCTTAAAGTGTAATCTTtcatttaatgataaaaatgaccTTGTCGAGCATGAAAAATTATGCGGAAACATGTTTAGAAAACACGAAGGCCTGGCAGCTCAAATGGCTGAAACGGTAGCTCTTAACAGATTAGAAGCTGAAATGCGGGCGTCGATACAGAGTGGAGTGAGTGCTAGTGAAGACGAAGACTACGGGAAAGATGACATCGAAGACAAAGTGTCTTTGCACGATAGTGATAGAAAAATCAGGGTCCGCACGGCGTTAAGCGAGGAACAACAAACCGTATTAAAAGAACACTACTCCGTAAATCCTCGTCCAAATCGTGAGGAATTTAAAAAGATAGCACAACTAATCGGTCTCGATAACAGAGTCGTTCAAGTTTGGTTCCAAAACAATAGAGCCAGAGTAAGAAGAATGTCGCAAGTGGTACCGATGCCTGACCAGCCTCTAGACCTATCCACAAAAAAGTCTAGCGCGTCCGTCACGTCTAGTCCCGCACCGTCGCCGCCCTGCAGCATTTCAGTTACACATTCCGATTCCGAAGAAGCCGTTAATTTAAGTCAAAAATCTTCGCGGAGTACAACGCCGCACCGCTCTCACTATTTAAACACCTATCCACATTCCAATTGTTCTTCCTCTTCGTTTATCGATTTTAGATTGTCACCTTCGCCGGGCGAAAATATGAATGGCCAGAAAAGGCTAATGTCCCAAAAGATGGCTATAAACCCCGTGATGCCCATGGACAAGTTACTGCAGTACAACGACATGACGAACGGACGGTCTCCCATCCTCAACATGCACATGGCGGACAACAGGCACGAGTCCAGTCCGTCCTACGATCGGCCCACGTGGAACGATGGCCTACATTCGCAAAACGATTACGACGATGAACCAGTACTTAAAAAAAGCAAACTAATAAAAAGTGACTACAAGGAAGGAGAGGGGCAGTTCGTGTGCGACCAGTGCGACAAAACGTTTGTCAAACAGAGCTCCCTCGCGAGGCACAAATACGAACACTCAG GACAACGTCCCTACAAGTGCGCGGAGTGCGACAAGGCCTTCAAGCACAAGCACCACCTCACGGAGCACAAACGCCTGCACACGGGGGAGAAGCCCTACCAGTGCTGCAAGTGCCTCAAGAAGTTCTCGCACTCCGGCTCCTACAGCCAGCACATGAACCACAGGTTCGCCATCTGCAAGCCCTATAGAGACTAA
- the LOC112051909 gene encoding zinc finger E-box-binding homeobox protein zag-1 isoform X4, whose translation MSVPFYIPHSGHTSTQVDNVKYSCKICPKSFDNVYRLQRHMISHIDCASIRKYKCNDCEKAFKFKHHLKEHNRIHSGEKPFECANCGKKFSHSGSYSSHMTSKKCLVMNLKMGRIKPNNPALNPDRNSSRKRTHAQLNNNVPPNNSSFLLPKYNEAAAAFFATMSPQENNFHRPPVGQPGMNPFYMPPGMPLSPASGIAPYTFPASLSQLFEQLASQQYQQRKMETPSPKRVSPLGPNPEDLIEEVTEEDDKRSEGSAELVMDIEDEDNVSIKKEQDDRDSEQILRSRVYDSATANHENGIEDDQSGFNTILKSVNASVTKHFFRANMESLSPASGKVCPTVESPPAPHLTVKEEPEDPHVCLKCNLSFNDKNDLVEHEKLCGNMFRKHEGLAAQMAETVALNRLEAEMRASIQSGVSASEDEDYGKDDIEDKVSLHDSDRKIRVRTALSEEQQTVLKEHYSVNPRPNREEFKKIAQLIGLDNRVVQVWFQNNRARVRRMSQVVPMPDQPLDLSTKKSSASVTSSPAPSPPCSISVTHSDSEEAVNLSQKSSRSTTPHRSHYLNTYPHSNCSSSSFIDFRLSPSPGENMNGQKRLMSQKMAINPVMPMDKLLQYNDMTNGRSPILNMHMADNRHESSPSYDRPTWNDGLHSQNDYDDEPVLKKSKLIKSDYKEGEGQFVCDQCDKTFVKQSSLARHKYEHSGQRPYKCAECDKAFKHKHHLTEHKRLHTGEKPYQCCKCLKKFSHSGSYSQHMNHRFAICKPYRD comes from the exons ATGTCAGTGCCCTTCTATATACCACACTCAGGCCACACCAGCACTCAGGTGGATAACGTCAAATAT TCTTGCAAAATATGTCCGAAGAGCTTCGACAACGTGTACCGCCTGCAGCGGCACATGATCAGCCACATCGACTGCGCATCAATACGAAAGTACAAGTGCAACGACTGTGAGAAAGCCTTCAAGTTCAAACATCACCTCAAAGAACACAATCGAATACACAGCGGCGAGAAACCGTTCGAGTGCGCCAACTGTGGAAAGAAATTTTCACATTCAGGGTCGTACTCCTCGCATATGACATCTAAGAAGTGTCTCGTTATGAACCTCAAGATGGGACGGATAAAGCCCAATAACCCCGCCTTGAATCCAGACCGAAATTCTTCACGCAAACGTACGCATGCTCAGTTGAATAACAACGTACCTCCGAACAACTCTTCGTTTTTATTACCAAAATACAATGAGGCCGCCGCTGCATTTTTTGCAACGATGTCACcgcaagaaaataattttcatcgcCCGCCCGTCGGACAGCCGGGAATGAATCCTTTCTACATGCCACCCGGCATGCCGTTGAGTCCTGCGAGCGGTATAGCTCCTTACACTTTCCCGGCTTCGTTGAGCCAACTATTCGAGCAGCTGGCCTCACAACAGTACCAACAAAGAAAAATGGAAACACCCAGTCCGAAACGAGTGAGTCCACTCGGTCCGAACCCTGAAGATTTAATAGAAGAAGTGACAGAAGAAGACGATAAAAGATCTGAAGGTAGCGCTGAATTAGTGATGGATATCGAGGACGAAGACAACGTTTCCATCAAAAAAGAGCAAGACGACCGTGACAGCGAACAAATATTACGATCTCGCGTTTACGATTCTGCAACAGCGAATCATGAAAATGGCATTGAAGATGATCAGTCAGGTTTcaacacaattttaaaatccGTAAACGCGTCGGTAACTAAACACTTTTTTAGAGCGAATATGGAAAGTCTCTCACCAGCTTCGGGTAAAGTTTGCCCTACCGTGGAATCGCCTCCTGCGCCGCATTTAACAGTAAAAGAGGAACCAGAAGATCCCCACGTTTGCTTAAAGTGTAATCTTtcatttaatgataaaaatgaccTTGTCGAGCATGAAAAATTATGCGGAAACATGTTTAGAAAACACGAAGGCCTGGCAGCTCAAATGGCTGAAACGGTAGCTCTTAACAGATTAGAAGCTGAAATGCGGGCGTCGATACAGAGTGGAGTGAGTGCTAGTGAAGACGAAGACTACGGGAAAGATGACATCGAAGACAAAGTGTCTTTGCACGATAGTGATAGAAAAATCAGGGTCCGCACGGCGTTAAGCGAGGAACAACAAACCGTATTAAAAGAACACTACTCCGTAAATCCTCGTCCAAATCGTGAGGAATTTAAAAAGATAGCACAACTAATCGGTCTCGATAACAGAGTCGTTCAAGTTTGGTTCCAAAACAATAGAGCCAGAGTAAGAAGAATGTCGCAAGTGGTACCGATGCCTGACCAGCCTCTAGACCTATCCACAAAAAAGTCTAGCGCGTCCGTCACGTCTAGTCCCGCACCGTCGCCGCCCTGCAGCATTTCAGTTACACATTCCGATTCCGAAGAAGCCGTTAATTTAAGTCAAAAATCTTCGCGGAGTACAACGCCGCACCGCTCTCACTATTTAAACACCTATCCACATTCCAATTGTTCTTCCTCTTCGTTTATCGATTTTAGATTGTCACCTTCGCCGGGCGAAAATATGAATGGCCAGAAAAGGCTAATGTCCCAAAAGATGGCTATAAACCCCGTGATGCCCATGGACAAGTTACTGCAGTACAACGACATGACGAACGGACGGTCTCCCATCCTCAACATGCACATGGCGGACAACAGGCACGAGTCCAGTCCGTCCTACGATCGGCCCACGTGGAACGATGGCCTACATTCGCAAAACGATTACGACGATGAACCAGTACTTAAAAAAAGCAAACTAATAAAAAGTGACTACAAGGAAGGAGAGGGGCAGTTCGTGTGCGACCAGTGCGACAAAACGTTTGTCAAACAGAGCTCCCTCGCGAGGCACAAATACGAACACTCAG GACAACGTCCCTACAAGTGCGCGGAGTGCGACAAGGCCTTCAAGCACAAGCACCACCTCACGGAGCACAAACGCCTGCACACGGGGGAGAAGCCCTACCAGTGCTGCAAGTGCCTCAAGAAGTTCTCGCACTCCGGCTCCTACAGCCAGCACATGAACCACAGGTTCGCCATCTGCAAGCCCTATAGAGACTAA
- the LOC112051909 gene encoding zinc finger protein 1 isoform X1 codes for MKVHSQLMGVGGWYEWLAADWLADMRSKQVPTSTSSARLAALIRPLGGAGAGAGGAESKPAEEEEEERTGSPLGPGGPHTCRHCRGTYPTREQLERHETLHAPSTQVDNVKYSCKICPKSFDNVYRLQRHMISHIDCASIRKYKCNDCEKAFKFKHHLKEHNRIHSGEKPFECANCGKKFSHSGSYSSHMTSKKCLVMNLKMGRIKPNNPALNPDRNSSRKRTHAQLNNNVPPNNSSFLLPKYNEAAAAFFATMSPQENNFHRPPVGQPGMNPFYMPPGMPLSPASGIAPYTFPASLSQLFEQLASQQYQQRKMETPSPKRVSPLGPNPEDLIEEVTEEDDKRSEGSAELVMDIEDEDNVSIKKEQDDRDSEQILRSRVYDSATANHENGIEDDQSGFNTILKSVNASVTKHFFRANMESLSPASGKVCPTVESPPAPHLTVKEEPEDPHVCLKCNLSFNDKNDLVEHEKLCGNMFRKHEGLAAQMAETVALNRLEAEMRASIQSGVSASEDEDYGKDDIEDKVSLHDSDRKIRVRTALSEEQQTVLKEHYSVNPRPNREEFKKIAQLIGLDNRVVQVWFQNNRARVRRMSQVVPMPDQPLDLSTKKSSASVTSSPAPSPPCSISVTHSDSEEAVNLSQKSSRSTTPHRSHYLNTYPHSNCSSSSFIDFRLSPSPGENMNGQKRLMSQKMAINPVMPMDKLLQYNDMTNGRSPILNMHMADNRHESSPSYDRPTWNDGLHSQNDYDDEPVLKKSKLIKSDYKEGEGQFVCDQCDKTFVKQSSLARHKYEHSGQRPYKCAECDKAFKHKHHLTEHKRLHTGEKPYQCCKCLKKFSHSGSYSQHMNHRFAICKPYRD; via the exons ATGAAAGTGCATAGCCAGCTTATGGGAGTCGGCGGATGGTACGAGTGGCTGGCAGCCGACTGGCTGGCCGACATGCGGAGTAAGCAGGTGCCCACCTCCACCTCCTCGGCCAGGCTGGCGGCCTTGA TCCGGCCgctgggcggcgcgggcgccggTGCTGGTGGTGCGGAAAGCAAACCAGccgaggaggaggaggaggagcgCACCGGCTCGCCGCTGGGCCCCGGCGGGCCCCACACGTGCAGGCACTGCCGCGGCACCTACCCCACGCGCGAGCAGCTCGAGCGCCACGAGACGCTGCACGCGCCCAGCACTCAGGTGGATAACGTCAAATAT TCTTGCAAAATATGTCCGAAGAGCTTCGACAACGTGTACCGCCTGCAGCGGCACATGATCAGCCACATCGACTGCGCATCAATACGAAAGTACAAGTGCAACGACTGTGAGAAAGCCTTCAAGTTCAAACATCACCTCAAAGAACACAATCGAATACACAGCGGCGAGAAACCGTTCGAGTGCGCCAACTGTGGAAAGAAATTTTCACATTCAGGGTCGTACTCCTCGCATATGACATCTAAGAAGTGTCTCGTTATGAACCTCAAGATGGGACGGATAAAGCCCAATAACCCCGCCTTGAATCCAGACCGAAATTCTTCACGCAAACGTACGCATGCTCAGTTGAATAACAACGTACCTCCGAACAACTCTTCGTTTTTATTACCAAAATACAATGAGGCCGCCGCTGCATTTTTTGCAACGATGTCACcgcaagaaaataattttcatcgcCCGCCCGTCGGACAGCCGGGAATGAATCCTTTCTACATGCCACCCGGCATGCCGTTGAGTCCTGCGAGCGGTATAGCTCCTTACACTTTCCCGGCTTCGTTGAGCCAACTATTCGAGCAGCTGGCCTCACAACAGTACCAACAAAGAAAAATGGAAACACCCAGTCCGAAACGAGTGAGTCCACTCGGTCCGAACCCTGAAGATTTAATAGAAGAAGTGACAGAAGAAGACGATAAAAGATCTGAAGGTAGCGCTGAATTAGTGATGGATATCGAGGACGAAGACAACGTTTCCATCAAAAAAGAGCAAGACGACCGTGACAGCGAACAAATATTACGATCTCGCGTTTACGATTCTGCAACAGCGAATCATGAAAATGGCATTGAAGATGATCAGTCAGGTTTcaacacaattttaaaatccGTAAACGCGTCGGTAACTAAACACTTTTTTAGAGCGAATATGGAAAGTCTCTCACCAGCTTCGGGTAAAGTTTGCCCTACCGTGGAATCGCCTCCTGCGCCGCATTTAACAGTAAAAGAGGAACCAGAAGATCCCCACGTTTGCTTAAAGTGTAATCTTtcatttaatgataaaaatgaccTTGTCGAGCATGAAAAATTATGCGGAAACATGTTTAGAAAACACGAAGGCCTGGCAGCTCAAATGGCTGAAACGGTAGCTCTTAACAGATTAGAAGCTGAAATGCGGGCGTCGATACAGAGTGGAGTGAGTGCTAGTGAAGACGAAGACTACGGGAAAGATGACATCGAAGACAAAGTGTCTTTGCACGATAGTGATAGAAAAATCAGGGTCCGCACGGCGTTAAGCGAGGAACAACAAACCGTATTAAAAGAACACTACTCCGTAAATCCTCGTCCAAATCGTGAGGAATTTAAAAAGATAGCACAACTAATCGGTCTCGATAACAGAGTCGTTCAAGTTTGGTTCCAAAACAATAGAGCCAGAGTAAGAAGAATGTCGCAAGTGGTACCGATGCCTGACCAGCCTCTAGACCTATCCACAAAAAAGTCTAGCGCGTCCGTCACGTCTAGTCCCGCACCGTCGCCGCCCTGCAGCATTTCAGTTACACATTCCGATTCCGAAGAAGCCGTTAATTTAAGTCAAAAATCTTCGCGGAGTACAACGCCGCACCGCTCTCACTATTTAAACACCTATCCACATTCCAATTGTTCTTCCTCTTCGTTTATCGATTTTAGATTGTCACCTTCGCCGGGCGAAAATATGAATGGCCAGAAAAGGCTAATGTCCCAAAAGATGGCTATAAACCCCGTGATGCCCATGGACAAGTTACTGCAGTACAACGACATGACGAACGGACGGTCTCCCATCCTCAACATGCACATGGCGGACAACAGGCACGAGTCCAGTCCGTCCTACGATCGGCCCACGTGGAACGATGGCCTACATTCGCAAAACGATTACGACGATGAACCAGTACTTAAAAAAAGCAAACTAATAAAAAGTGACTACAAGGAAGGAGAGGGGCAGTTCGTGTGCGACCAGTGCGACAAAACGTTTGTCAAACAGAGCTCCCTCGCGAGGCACAAATACGAACACTCAG GACAACGTCCCTACAAGTGCGCGGAGTGCGACAAGGCCTTCAAGCACAAGCACCACCTCACGGAGCACAAACGCCTGCACACGGGGGAGAAGCCCTACCAGTGCTGCAAGTGCCTCAAGAAGTTCTCGCACTCCGGCTCCTACAGCCAGCACATGAACCACAGGTTCGCCATCTGCAAGCCCTATAGAGACTAA
- the LOC112051909 gene encoding zinc finger protein 1 isoform X2 has protein sequence MKVHSQLMGVGGWYEWLAADWLADMRSKQVPTSTSSARLAALIRPLGGAGAGAGGAESKPAEEEEEERTGSPLGPGGPHTCRHCRGTYPTREQLERHETLHAPSTQSCKICPKSFDNVYRLQRHMISHIDCASIRKYKCNDCEKAFKFKHHLKEHNRIHSGEKPFECANCGKKFSHSGSYSSHMTSKKCLVMNLKMGRIKPNNPALNPDRNSSRKRTHAQLNNNVPPNNSSFLLPKYNEAAAAFFATMSPQENNFHRPPVGQPGMNPFYMPPGMPLSPASGIAPYTFPASLSQLFEQLASQQYQQRKMETPSPKRVSPLGPNPEDLIEEVTEEDDKRSEGSAELVMDIEDEDNVSIKKEQDDRDSEQILRSRVYDSATANHENGIEDDQSGFNTILKSVNASVTKHFFRANMESLSPASGKVCPTVESPPAPHLTVKEEPEDPHVCLKCNLSFNDKNDLVEHEKLCGNMFRKHEGLAAQMAETVALNRLEAEMRASIQSGVSASEDEDYGKDDIEDKVSLHDSDRKIRVRTALSEEQQTVLKEHYSVNPRPNREEFKKIAQLIGLDNRVVQVWFQNNRARVRRMSQVVPMPDQPLDLSTKKSSASVTSSPAPSPPCSISVTHSDSEEAVNLSQKSSRSTTPHRSHYLNTYPHSNCSSSSFIDFRLSPSPGENMNGQKRLMSQKMAINPVMPMDKLLQYNDMTNGRSPILNMHMADNRHESSPSYDRPTWNDGLHSQNDYDDEPVLKKSKLIKSDYKEGEGQFVCDQCDKTFVKQSSLARHKYEHSGQRPYKCAECDKAFKHKHHLTEHKRLHTGEKPYQCCKCLKKFSHSGSYSQHMNHRFAICKPYRD, from the exons ATGAAAGTGCATAGCCAGCTTATGGGAGTCGGCGGATGGTACGAGTGGCTGGCAGCCGACTGGCTGGCCGACATGCGGAGTAAGCAGGTGCCCACCTCCACCTCCTCGGCCAGGCTGGCGGCCTTGA TCCGGCCgctgggcggcgcgggcgccggTGCTGGTGGTGCGGAAAGCAAACCAGccgaggaggaggaggaggagcgCACCGGCTCGCCGCTGGGCCCCGGCGGGCCCCACACGTGCAGGCACTGCCGCGGCACCTACCCCACGCGCGAGCAGCTCGAGCGCCACGAGACGCTGCACGCGCCCAGCACTCAG TCTTGCAAAATATGTCCGAAGAGCTTCGACAACGTGTACCGCCTGCAGCGGCACATGATCAGCCACATCGACTGCGCATCAATACGAAAGTACAAGTGCAACGACTGTGAGAAAGCCTTCAAGTTCAAACATCACCTCAAAGAACACAATCGAATACACAGCGGCGAGAAACCGTTCGAGTGCGCCAACTGTGGAAAGAAATTTTCACATTCAGGGTCGTACTCCTCGCATATGACATCTAAGAAGTGTCTCGTTATGAACCTCAAGATGGGACGGATAAAGCCCAATAACCCCGCCTTGAATCCAGACCGAAATTCTTCACGCAAACGTACGCATGCTCAGTTGAATAACAACGTACCTCCGAACAACTCTTCGTTTTTATTACCAAAATACAATGAGGCCGCCGCTGCATTTTTTGCAACGATGTCACcgcaagaaaataattttcatcgcCCGCCCGTCGGACAGCCGGGAATGAATCCTTTCTACATGCCACCCGGCATGCCGTTGAGTCCTGCGAGCGGTATAGCTCCTTACACTTTCCCGGCTTCGTTGAGCCAACTATTCGAGCAGCTGGCCTCACAACAGTACCAACAAAGAAAAATGGAAACACCCAGTCCGAAACGAGTGAGTCCACTCGGTCCGAACCCTGAAGATTTAATAGAAGAAGTGACAGAAGAAGACGATAAAAGATCTGAAGGTAGCGCTGAATTAGTGATGGATATCGAGGACGAAGACAACGTTTCCATCAAAAAAGAGCAAGACGACCGTGACAGCGAACAAATATTACGATCTCGCGTTTACGATTCTGCAACAGCGAATCATGAAAATGGCATTGAAGATGATCAGTCAGGTTTcaacacaattttaaaatccGTAAACGCGTCGGTAACTAAACACTTTTTTAGAGCGAATATGGAAAGTCTCTCACCAGCTTCGGGTAAAGTTTGCCCTACCGTGGAATCGCCTCCTGCGCCGCATTTAACAGTAAAAGAGGAACCAGAAGATCCCCACGTTTGCTTAAAGTGTAATCTTtcatttaatgataaaaatgaccTTGTCGAGCATGAAAAATTATGCGGAAACATGTTTAGAAAACACGAAGGCCTGGCAGCTCAAATGGCTGAAACGGTAGCTCTTAACAGATTAGAAGCTGAAATGCGGGCGTCGATACAGAGTGGAGTGAGTGCTAGTGAAGACGAAGACTACGGGAAAGATGACATCGAAGACAAAGTGTCTTTGCACGATAGTGATAGAAAAATCAGGGTCCGCACGGCGTTAAGCGAGGAACAACAAACCGTATTAAAAGAACACTACTCCGTAAATCCTCGTCCAAATCGTGAGGAATTTAAAAAGATAGCACAACTAATCGGTCTCGATAACAGAGTCGTTCAAGTTTGGTTCCAAAACAATAGAGCCAGAGTAAGAAGAATGTCGCAAGTGGTACCGATGCCTGACCAGCCTCTAGACCTATCCACAAAAAAGTCTAGCGCGTCCGTCACGTCTAGTCCCGCACCGTCGCCGCCCTGCAGCATTTCAGTTACACATTCCGATTCCGAAGAAGCCGTTAATTTAAGTCAAAAATCTTCGCGGAGTACAACGCCGCACCGCTCTCACTATTTAAACACCTATCCACATTCCAATTGTTCTTCCTCTTCGTTTATCGATTTTAGATTGTCACCTTCGCCGGGCGAAAATATGAATGGCCAGAAAAGGCTAATGTCCCAAAAGATGGCTATAAACCCCGTGATGCCCATGGACAAGTTACTGCAGTACAACGACATGACGAACGGACGGTCTCCCATCCTCAACATGCACATGGCGGACAACAGGCACGAGTCCAGTCCGTCCTACGATCGGCCCACGTGGAACGATGGCCTACATTCGCAAAACGATTACGACGATGAACCAGTACTTAAAAAAAGCAAACTAATAAAAAGTGACTACAAGGAAGGAGAGGGGCAGTTCGTGTGCGACCAGTGCGACAAAACGTTTGTCAAACAGAGCTCCCTCGCGAGGCACAAATACGAACACTCAG GACAACGTCCCTACAAGTGCGCGGAGTGCGACAAGGCCTTCAAGCACAAGCACCACCTCACGGAGCACAAACGCCTGCACACGGGGGAGAAGCCCTACCAGTGCTGCAAGTGCCTCAAGAAGTTCTCGCACTCCGGCTCCTACAGCCAGCACATGAACCACAGGTTCGCCATCTGCAAGCCCTATAGAGACTAA